In the genome of Candidatus Hydrogenedentota bacterium, one region contains:
- a CDS encoding amino acid permease, producing the protein MPAPEDAGLTRFIGLRSATGLVVANMIGAGIFTTTGFQAADLGHPGLIYALWALGGVLAFCGALCFAELGAMLPRAGAEYVYIRESYGQALAFVSAFVALSAGFSAPIAAAAKSFTVYLGYLIDPLRENPPVLGVALVDLCAIGVVWSLVAIHCLGAQTGMRFSDAVTAFKVLGIVAIITAALFWGDGRVANIVEKAADYGDKSPADLTVAMATSLIFVTFCYLGWNGSAYVAGEMEDPQSNLPKSLLTGTAIVTGLYLALNVVYFYGAGVDGLQGQLNVGTLAAEKLFGPAGVTAVTLLLCVSILASVSAMTIAGSRVLFAFGQDMRALYWLARSSPNGSPWPSLLLQGTVVSIIVLSGRVDQILLYAGFTLTLFSAIAVSCVITLRIKAPHLPRPFRVWAYPYTPLLFIAVSLWTMVWAFRGRPVESSLALATVAAGGLLFWGVNRRENR; encoded by the coding sequence ATGCCCGCACCGGAAGACGCGGGACTGACCCGATTCATCGGTTTGCGCTCGGCAACGGGGCTGGTCGTCGCAAACATGATAGGCGCGGGAATCTTCACGACGACCGGCTTTCAGGCCGCCGATCTGGGCCACCCCGGTCTGATCTACGCGCTCTGGGCTCTCGGCGGTGTACTCGCGTTCTGCGGCGCCCTCTGCTTTGCCGAGCTCGGGGCGATGTTGCCCCGCGCCGGCGCGGAGTATGTCTATATCCGCGAGTCCTATGGGCAGGCCCTGGCCTTCGTGAGCGCTTTCGTCGCGTTGAGCGCCGGCTTCTCCGCGCCCATCGCCGCGGCAGCAAAGAGCTTCACCGTCTATCTCGGCTATCTGATAGATCCCCTCCGCGAAAACCCGCCCGTCCTCGGCGTGGCGCTGGTCGACCTCTGCGCGATCGGGGTGGTGTGGTCCCTTGTGGCGATCCACTGCCTCGGCGCTCAGACCGGCATGCGCTTCAGCGATGCCGTGACCGCCTTCAAGGTCCTGGGTATTGTCGCGATTATCACGGCGGCCCTGTTCTGGGGCGATGGACGGGTCGCGAACATTGTCGAGAAGGCGGCGGACTATGGGGATAAGTCGCCCGCGGATCTCACAGTCGCAATGGCGACCTCGCTTATCTTCGTCACGTTCTGCTACCTGGGCTGGAACGGCTCGGCCTATGTGGCCGGCGAGATGGAGGACCCCCAATCGAATTTGCCGAAATCACTCCTCACCGGCACCGCCATCGTGACGGGTCTCTACCTCGCGCTCAACGTGGTCTATTTCTACGGCGCCGGGGTGGATGGACTTCAGGGACAATTGAACGTGGGAACGCTGGCGGCGGAAAAGCTCTTCGGCCCCGCCGGCGTGACCGCGGTTACCCTGTTACTCTGCGTTTCGATCCTCGCTTCGGTCTCCGCCATGACCATCGCGGGATCCCGCGTCCTTTTCGCCTTCGGTCAAGACATGCGCGCCCTGTACTGGCTCGCCCGGTCGTCGCCAAACGGATCGCCGTGGCCATCGCTCCTGCTTCAGGGCACCGTCGTCTCCATCATCGTACTGTCCGGTCGGGTCGACCAGATCCTGCTTTACGCCGGCTTTACCCTCACGCTCTTCTCCGCCATCGCGGTCTCATGCGTGATCACCCTGCGGATTAAGGCCCCCCATCTTCCGAGGCCATTTCGGGTATGGGCTTACCCCTACACCCCCCTGCTCTTCATCGCCGTTTCCCTGTGGACAATGGTGTGGGCCTTCCGCGGGAGACCGGTGGAGTCCTCCCTCGCACTGGCAACGGTGGCGGCGGGCGGACTGCTCTTCTGGGGCGTCAATCGGCGCGAAAACCGCTGA
- a CDS encoding proline--tRNA ligase, with amino-acid sequence MAKGITKRSEDYSQWYIDVVRKAEMADHSPVKGCMVIKPTGYGIWEKIQQRLDRMFKESGHVNAYFPMLIPESFLKKEAEHVEGFAPECAVVTHGGGKKLEEPLVIRPTSETIIWDSYRTWINSYRDLPILINQWANVCRWEMRTRLFLRTTEFLWQEGHTAHATFEEAEEEAYKMVRIYQQFAEEYLAMPVAVGKKTDSEKFAGALHTYCIEGLMQDGKALQAGTSHHLGQNFAKAFDVKFQDKDKELKYVHATSWGVSTRLIGGMIMTHSDDNGLVIPPKLAPLPVVIVPIYRNDDEMALVLGKAKAMTEGWDPLFFKIDDRDHYKPGFKFAEWELKGIPLRVELGPRDVESGQVIAARRDTGEKITLPMDGLREKLEALLEDIQTNLFRLAKERTAANTHTVDSYEEYQARIGNGGFFRVFLDHKNPEVENRLQADTKSTIRCIPFDKEEEEGECMITGAPCHYRVIAAQSY; translated from the coding sequence ATGGCCAAGGGCATCACCAAGCGCTCGGAAGACTATTCTCAGTGGTATATCGACGTGGTTCGAAAGGCCGAGATGGCCGACCACTCCCCCGTGAAGGGCTGCATGGTCATCAAACCGACCGGCTATGGCATCTGGGAGAAGATCCAGCAGCGGCTGGACCGCATGTTCAAGGAATCCGGCCACGTCAACGCCTATTTCCCCATGCTGATCCCCGAGAGCTTCCTGAAGAAGGAAGCGGAGCACGTGGAAGGCTTCGCCCCCGAGTGCGCCGTGGTCACCCATGGCGGCGGCAAGAAGCTGGAAGAGCCCCTGGTCATCCGGCCGACTTCCGAAACCATCATCTGGGACTCCTACCGCACCTGGATCAATTCCTATCGCGATCTGCCCATCCTCATCAATCAGTGGGCGAATGTCTGCCGCTGGGAAATGCGTACCCGCCTGTTCCTGCGCACCACGGAATTCCTCTGGCAGGAAGGCCACACGGCCCACGCCACCTTTGAAGAGGCCGAAGAAGAAGCCTACAAGATGGTCCGCATCTACCAGCAGTTCGCCGAGGAGTACCTGGCCATGCCCGTGGCCGTGGGCAAGAAGACGGACAGCGAAAAATTCGCCGGCGCGCTTCACACCTACTGCATCGAAGGCCTCATGCAGGATGGCAAGGCGCTCCAGGCGGGGACATCCCATCACCTGGGCCAGAATTTCGCCAAGGCCTTCGACGTGAAGTTCCAGGACAAGGATAAGGAGCTCAAGTATGTCCACGCCACGAGCTGGGGCGTCAGCACGCGCCTCATCGGCGGCATGATCATGACCCACAGCGACGACAACGGTCTCGTAATACCGCCGAAGCTCGCCCCGTTGCCCGTGGTTATCGTGCCCATCTACCGCAACGACGACGAGATGGCGCTGGTGCTCGGGAAGGCCAAAGCCATGACCGAAGGCTGGGATCCCCTCTTCTTCAAGATCGATGATCGCGACCACTACAAGCCCGGCTTCAAATTTGCCGAATGGGAACTCAAAGGCATCCCCCTTCGTGTGGAGCTTGGACCGCGCGACGTGGAAAGCGGTCAGGTCATCGCCGCGCGCCGCGATACGGGCGAGAAAATCACCCTGCCGATGGACGGCCTGCGCGAGAAACTGGAGGCGCTGCTGGAAGACATCCAGACGAACCTGTTCCGCCTGGCGAAGGAACGGACCGCCGCCAATACCCATACCGTGGACAGCTACGAAGAGTATCAGGCCCGCATCGGCAACGGCGGTTTCTTCCGCGTATTCCTCGATCACAAGAACCCCGAAGTGGAGAACCGGCTCCAGGCGGACACCAAGTCCACCATCCGGTGTATTCCCTTCGACAAGGAAGAAGAAGAAGGCGAATGCATGATTACCGGCGCCCCGTGCCATTACCGCGTCATCGCCGCCCAGTCCTATTGA
- the rpsU gene encoding 30S ribosomal protein S21 codes for MTKVRVKSDEPFEKALRRFKKKCNKEGLMQRIKEIKHFEKPSERRRRRLAKAMARAVLEQK; via the coding sequence GTGACAAAAGTTCGCGTAAAGTCCGACGAGCCGTTTGAAAAGGCGCTCCGTCGTTTCAAAAAGAAGTGCAACAAAGAGGGTCTGATGCAGCGCATCAAAGAGATCAAGCACTTCGAAAAACCCAGTGAACGCCGCCGCCGCCGCCTTGCCAAGGCCATGGCCCGCGCCGTACTGGAACAGAAGTAA
- a CDS encoding methyltransferase domain-containing protein codes for MMRYLIALALLGCATTFAQETSVAPGINDNFKNPNVDEYVARFEGESREIYTHRQAILDALDLKPGMCVGDIGAGTGFFSMMISDVVGTEGRVYAVDIAKNFVEHINKISAESGRKNVEGVVCDERSARLPVNSIDLAFICDTYHHFEFPFDTLKSIHDALRPGGKLVIVDFVRIEGRSSDWTLKHVRRGMGGVIDELQQAGFDFLEKQETGMKEQYMITFVKRAAEVQPAKE; via the coding sequence ATGATGCGATACCTGATTGCCCTCGCCCTTCTGGGTTGCGCCACGACCTTTGCCCAGGAGACAAGCGTCGCCCCGGGCATCAATGACAATTTCAAGAATCCGAATGTCGATGAGTACGTCGCGCGATTCGAGGGGGAAAGTCGCGAGATCTACACCCACCGCCAGGCCATCCTGGATGCCCTGGATCTGAAGCCCGGCATGTGCGTCGGCGATATCGGGGCCGGCACGGGTTTCTTCTCTATGATGATTTCCGACGTGGTAGGGACGGAGGGGCGCGTGTACGCCGTGGATATCGCCAAGAACTTCGTCGAGCATATCAACAAGATCAGCGCGGAAAGCGGACGAAAAAATGTCGAAGGCGTGGTCTGTGATGAACGCTCGGCGCGCCTGCCCGTGAATTCCATCGACCTGGCCTTTATCTGCGACACCTACCACCATTTCGAATTTCCCTTCGACACCCTGAAGTCGATCCATGACGCCCTGCGGCCGGGCGGCAAGCTTGTAATCGTGGACTTCGTCCGGATCGAGGGCCGCAGCAGCGACTGGACTCTCAAACACGTGCGCCGCGGCATGGGGGGCGTCATCGACGAGCTGCAACAAGCCGGCTTTGATTTCCTCGAGAAGCAGGAAACCGGCATGAAGGAGCAGTACATGATCACATTCGTCAAGCGCGCGGCTGAGGTACAGCCCGCGAAAGAATAA